The Glycine max cultivar Williams 82 chromosome 12, Glycine_max_v4.0, whole genome shotgun sequence genome window below encodes:
- the LOC100810230 gene encoding bifunctional nitrilase/nitrile hydratase NIT4-like, giving the protein MALVTTNPTINEGPLFAEVDMGSDFNAPTVRATVVQASTIFYDTPATLDKAERLLAEATSYGSQLVVFPEAFVGGYPRGSAFGLSIGNRTVKGREEFRKYHSAAIDVPGPEVDRLAAMAGKYKVHLVMGVIERDGYTLYCTVLFFDSQGHYLGKHRKIMPTALERVIWGFGDGSTIPVFETPVGKIGAAICWENRMPLLRTAMYAKGVEIYCAPTADARDVWQASMTHIALEGGCFVLSANQFCRRRDYPPPPEYVFAGTEVDLTPDSVVCAGGSVIISPLGAVLAGPNYDGEALISADLDLGEIARAKFDFDVVGHYSRPEVLSLTVKDHPTNPVTFTSTSTKIEDKTK; this is encoded by the exons ATGGCACTCGTAACAACAAACCCAACCATCAATGAGGGGCCTCTGTTCGCCGAAGTTGACATGGGTTCCGACTTCAACGCCCCAACGGTTCGAGCTACCGTTGTTCAAGCCTCCACCATCTTCTACGACACACCAGCCACCTTAG ATAAGGCTGAGAGGTTGTTGGCTGAAGCTACTAGCTATGGGTCCCAGCTTGTGGTGTTTCCAGAAGCCTTTGTGGGTGGCTACCCGCGTGGTTCAGCTTTTGGTCTTTCGATCGGAAATCGCACTGTTAAGGGTAGAGAGGAGTTTCGCAAGTATCATTCTGCAGCCATTGATGTGCCTG GTCCTGAAGTTGATAGATTGGCAGCAATGGCAGGGAAGTATAAAGTACATTTAGTGATGGGTGTGATAGAGAGGGACGGCTACACACTTTATTGCACCGTTCTGTTCTTTGATTCTCAGGGTCATTACCTAGGAAAGCACAGGAAAATCATGCCAACTGCATTGGAGCGGGTTATCTGGGGATTTGGGGATGGATCAACCATTCCAGTGTTTGAAACTCCCGTTGGAAAAATAGGTGCTGCCATTTGTTGGGAGAACAGAATGCCACTATTAAGGACAGCAATGTATGCCAAAG GTGTGGAGATATATTGTGCTCCAACAGCTGATGCCAGGGATGTGTGGCAGGCATCAATGACCCATATTGCACTTGAAGGTGGATGTTTTGTTTTGTCAGCAAACCAGTTTTGTCGGAGAAGGGATTACCCACCCCCTCCAGAGTATGTTTTTGCTGGCACAGAAGTGGACCTGACACCGGATTCTGTTGTGTGCGCCGGAGGTAGTGTCATTATATCACCATTAGGGGCTGTTCTGGCTGGACCAAATTATGACGGGGAGGCGCTAATCTCAGCAGACCTTG ATCTTGGAGAAATTGCAAGAGctaagtttgattttgatgtggtTGGACACTATTCAAGGCCTGAAGTGCTTAGCTTAACTGTAAAGGACCATCCAACGAACCCCGTTACTTTTACATCAACATCGACAAAAATTGAAGACAAGACCAAGTAG
- the LOC100780458 gene encoding uncharacterized protein At5g41620, with protein MPSSHYTTTNNNLNNKTRKRGCSSSSSSSLVRRYRFKRAILVGKKGGSSTPVPMWKTNTSSSPSVPTQRQQQQQQHHTKPLLHSSGSMLPSKDKELSVSARKLAATLWEINDLPPSRVKKEFEVDPMRGCKEKVRSREKKGVGLSRSGLLRPQMSDPSHSPASERMKGLEGGSCKRRVSRFSHQLLSGDYYLDALDAHSSANFIEEVENQLRSKKNRGKGTGDVRNRLKEARSGLSTSKKLLKVLSQMCLREQQASSMPLVLALGSELDRVCHQIDQLIHEQCSNQNDIEYVMKHFAEEKAAWKRKERERIHHAIKHVAEELAVEKKLRRQTERLNKKIAKEMASVKASHLKASKEIEREKRAKEILEQICDELAKGIGEDRAQVEELKRESAKVREEVEKEREMLQLADVLREERVQMKLSEAKYQFEEKNAFLEKLRTELEDFMRTKDGQNEDVSPECKKIKDLESYFKNVCWGFQNAEKEDDSDVENDVGHEGDDDSDDSDLHSIELNMDDDSKGYKWSFACENVGQDKRFSIDKESIGRKSFSEKILWGSICFNKGTSSGRKRDFSINIQEVSDHFDPDRSIEFLSQATLQDDKDETQSNRSNKGLQDTVSCANSDKRNNLLLALQCAGGEAGENALALEGDNLKQEVAGKKSGC; from the exons ATGCCCTCGAGTCATTacaccaccaccaacaacaacCTCAACAACAAGACTAGGAAACGAGGTTGTTcctcatcttcctcttcctctttggTCAGAAGATACCGTTTCAAGAGAGCCATTTTGGTTGGGAAGAAAGGAGGGTCAAGTACCCCAGTTCCCATGTGGAAGACTAACACAAGTTCTTCTCCTTCTGTTCCTACTCAAcgacaacaacagcaacaacaacaccacACGAAGCCTTTGTTGCATTCTTCTGGCTCCATGTTACCCTCCAAGGACAAGGAGCTTTCTGTTTCTGCCAGAAAACTCGCTGCTACACTGTGGGAAATCAATGATTTGCCCCCTTCGAGGGTGAAGAAGGAGTTCGAGGTTGATCCAATGAGAGGCTGCAAGGAGAAGGTTAGAAGCAGAGAGAAGAAGGGTGTGGGTTTGTCCAGATCGGGCTTGTTAAGGCCACAGATGTCAGATCCATCTCATAGTCCTGCCTCAGAG AGGATGAAGGGGCTTGAAGGGGGTAGCTGCAAGAGAAGAGTATCGAGGTTTTCTCATCAGCTTCTGTCTGGTGATTACTATTTGGATGCTCTTGATGCTCATAGCAGTGCCAATTTTATTGAG GAGGTAGAAAATCAGCTCAGAAGCAAGAAGAATCGCGGCAAAGGCACAGGTGATGTTAGGAACCGTCTGAAGGAGGCTAGAAGTGGCCTATCTACATCAAAGAAGCTTCTAAAGGTGTTAAGTCAAATGTGCCTTAGAGAGCAGCAAGCATCAAGCATGCCCCTTGTCTTGGCTCTGGGGAGTGAGCTTGATCGAGTGTGCCACCAAATTGATCAACTGATCCACGAACAGTGCTCGAACCAGAACGATATTGAGTATGTGATGAAGCATTTTGCAGAAGAGAAGGCTGcttggaaaagaaaagaacGAGAAAGGATTCATCATGCCATAAAACATGTGGCGGAGGAGCTTGCAGTGGAGAAGAAGTTGAGGAGGCAAACTGAAAGGTTGAACAAGAAGATTGCCAAAGAAATGGCTAGTGTAAAAGCTTCCCATTTGAAAGCATCCAAAGAGATTGAAAGGGAGAAGCGTGCAAAGGAGATTCTTGAGCAAATTTGTGATGAACTTGCCAAAGGCATTGGGGAAGATAGAGCACAGGTGGAGGAACTGAAAAGGGAATCAGCTAAAGTTCGTGAGGAGGTGGAGAAGGAAAGGGAAATGCTTCAGTTAGCCGATGTTTTGCGCGAGGAGAGAGTCCAGATGAAGCTTTCAGAGGCTAAGTATCAGTTTGAGGAGAAAAATGCTTTCCTCGAAAAGCTGAGAACTGAGCTTGAGGACTTTATGAGGACTAAAGATGGACAAAATGAGGATGTTTCTCCCGAATGTAAAAAGATCAAGGATCTTGAGTCTTATTTCAAAAATGTCTGTTGGGGATTCCAGAATGCAGAGAAGGAGGATGATTCGGATGTTGAAAATGATGTAGGGCATGAAGGAGATGATGATTCAGATGACAGTGATCTCCACTCCATTGAATTAAACATGGATGATGACAGCAAAGGCTACAAGTGGAGTTTTGCTTGTGAAAATGTTGGTCAAGATAAGagattttcaattgacaaaGAGAGTATTGGGAGGAAGTCTTTCTCTGAGAAAATTCTGTGGGGAAGTATTTGCTTCAACAAGGGAACATCAAGTGGTAGGAAGAgggatttttctataaatattcaGGAGGTTTCCGATCATTTTGATCCTGATAGGTCAATTGAATTTCTTTCACAAGCTACTTTACAAGATGATAAAGATGAAACTCAGAGCAATAGGTCTAATAAGGGGCTCCAAGACACTGTGTCGTGTGCCAATTCTGACAAGAGAAATAATCTATTATTAGCTTTGCAGTGTGCTGGTGGAGAAGCTGGGGAAAATGCTCTTGCCCTGGAAGGTGACAATTTGAAACAAGAAGTTGCAGGAAAAAAATCTGGATGTTAA